The following coding sequences are from one Candidatus Hydrogenedentota bacterium window:
- a CDS encoding GumC family protein codes for MFRHKVKILFVFALVYAGVVLVTFLSQEIYRSEAQLLVRLGRENLSVDPSVSGPTLYPSRDRENEVNSELAILKSRAIAEEVVQKIGVDALLEKPDESSEVQPPVPAMKDAQQELRALRREVREKEAGGAGLLVALDLATPLTPQEKAVKTVMENTTVVAESKTDILSVKYDAPSPALAQRALDAMLQSFQEHHIRVHATQASPDFFEEQTRQYQSELESSQQKLAAFREEHGITSLEQQKIVLLQQVSALETQLADTKAELSASEKRVASMRKTLSGREKVTELSRTTGRTNYAADALKEKLLELKLQETDLASRYPETHRPLIDIRKQVKEAQAALAREMETHTEVTTGIDTSFQELQLTLENEDAQLASHEGRAKVLEDELARQKSSLADLAAQEVTLKTLEREVELAEKDYKEYRESLQRARISSAMDRDNVSNVSVVQPATLPMGPVKPNKILNLALGLFLAMFAALSVAMTFEYFDDSVNSPEQVEKWVGVPVLVTVSDREYKACI; via the coding sequence TCAGGCACAAGGTGAAGATCCTGTTTGTCTTTGCGCTTGTTTACGCTGGAGTTGTCCTCGTGACATTTCTCAGCCAGGAGATCTACCGCTCCGAGGCGCAATTGTTGGTGCGGCTTGGCCGGGAGAATCTGTCGGTTGATCCGTCTGTATCGGGGCCGACGCTGTACCCTTCGCGCGATCGCGAAAACGAAGTCAACTCCGAACTGGCGATTCTAAAGAGCCGGGCGATCGCGGAAGAGGTTGTACAGAAGATTGGCGTGGACGCGCTGTTGGAAAAGCCGGACGAGTCTTCGGAAGTACAGCCGCCCGTCCCGGCCATGAAAGATGCTCAGCAGGAATTGCGTGCGTTGCGCCGCGAAGTGCGAGAGAAGGAGGCCGGTGGCGCTGGATTGCTGGTGGCCCTGGATCTGGCGACTCCGTTGACGCCCCAAGAGAAAGCCGTCAAGACTGTGATGGAGAACACAACGGTCGTTGCGGAGTCGAAAACGGACATCCTATCCGTGAAGTATGACGCTCCCAGCCCGGCACTCGCCCAACGCGCACTCGACGCCATGCTCCAGTCGTTTCAAGAGCACCATATCCGCGTCCACGCGACGCAGGCATCGCCTGATTTCTTCGAGGAGCAAACGCGACAGTACCAAAGTGAATTGGAGAGTAGCCAACAGAAGCTGGCGGCTTTTCGTGAAGAGCACGGCATAACCAGCCTTGAACAGCAGAAAATCGTGCTGCTCCAGCAAGTCAGCGCTCTGGAGACGCAACTCGCGGACACCAAAGCTGAGTTGTCCGCATCCGAGAAGCGCGTGGCGTCCATGCGGAAGACGCTATCGGGCCGCGAAAAGGTCACCGAGCTCAGCCGCACAACCGGACGCACAAACTATGCGGCAGACGCGCTCAAGGAAAAACTCCTGGAGTTGAAGCTCCAAGAGACGGATCTCGCATCACGCTACCCGGAGACACATCGCCCGCTCATCGACATCCGAAAGCAGGTGAAGGAAGCTCAAGCCGCACTGGCCCGGGAAATGGAAACGCATACGGAAGTCACTACGGGGATAGACACTTCGTTTCAAGAGCTGCAACTTACCCTCGAGAACGAGGATGCGCAACTCGCCTCCCACGAAGGACGGGCCAAGGTCCTTGAAGACGAGCTTGCTCGTCAGAAGAGTTCCTTGGCAGACCTCGCCGCGCAGGAAGTCACGTTGAAGACGCTCGAACGTGAAGTGGAGCTTGCGGAAAAAGACTATAAGGAGTATCGCGAGAGTCTGCAGCGAGCGCGTATATCCAGCGCGATGGACCGAGACAATGTGTCCAATGTGAGCGTTGTGCAACCGGCTACACTGCCCATGGGTCCTGTGAAACCCAACAAGATCTTAAACTTGGCGCTTGGGCTCTTTTTGGCGATGTTTGCCGCTCTATCTGTGGCCATGACTTTTGAGTACTTTGACGATTCTGTTAACAGTCCCGAACAAGTCGAGAAGTGGGTTGGCGTTCCTGTACTCGTCACAGTTTCCGACAGGGAGTACAAGGCATGTATTTAG
- a CDS encoding AAA family ATPase: protein MYLEHYRLAKEPFHIASTPGFFYMGENHREALAMMVYGVRKRLGFVALVGDVGTGKTTVLRAYLEHIRGSDIRTILMFNPNVTFEGLLLHILGGLGIDASGRDERWMLHALAYCLQQELNEGRTVALVIDEAHHLPLATLEKMHLISNLETGQGKLLQVVFLAQPELDDIIQDDRLRQIRQRIAVRYYLRPLRYWESRAYLRFRIQRAGGDPDYVFTRSAIKALARSAKGVPRLLNIFADNALITGMGHGMRPVTPKVVREVVRDFSPRRRFHFWRWAAAAALVIVAGTALAAFAGATLSPNVVDSPDGTSIGARAPQPVARVYSTRDSAASATSSEDSTETIP, encoded by the coding sequence ATGTATTTAGAGCACTACCGGCTAGCCAAAGAGCCTTTTCACATTGCATCGACACCCGGCTTCTTCTACATGGGTGAGAACCATCGGGAAGCGCTCGCCATGATGGTGTATGGCGTTCGCAAACGCCTCGGATTTGTCGCGTTGGTGGGCGATGTAGGCACTGGCAAGACAACGGTGCTGCGAGCATACCTTGAGCATATTCGAGGTTCCGACATCCGAACCATATTGATGTTCAACCCCAATGTGACGTTCGAAGGCCTATTGCTGCACATCCTGGGCGGCTTGGGCATAGACGCGTCCGGACGCGACGAACGATGGATGCTCCACGCGCTGGCCTATTGTCTTCAGCAGGAACTGAATGAGGGGCGCACAGTCGCGCTTGTGATTGATGAGGCCCACCATCTGCCGCTGGCGACTCTTGAGAAGATGCACTTGATCTCCAACCTGGAAACAGGACAGGGAAAACTGCTGCAGGTCGTATTTCTGGCCCAGCCTGAATTGGATGACATTATTCAAGATGACCGCTTGCGGCAGATTCGTCAGCGCATTGCAGTGCGGTATTACCTGCGTCCACTGAGGTATTGGGAGAGCCGGGCCTACTTGCGATTCCGCATTCAACGGGCCGGAGGCGATCCGGATTACGTGTTTACGCGAAGCGCGATTAAAGCGCTCGCGCGTTCGGCAAAGGGCGTGCCCCGCCTACTGAATATCTTCGCGGACAACGCGCTTATCACGGGGATGGGACACGGCATGCGTCCCGTTACACCTAAGGTGGTTCGCGAGGTCGTACGCGACTTTTCGCCCCGCCGCCGTTTCCATTTCTGGCGGTGGGCGGCCGCCGCAGCGCTCGTTATCGTGGCTGGGACGGCACTGGCCGCGTTCGCCGGAGCGACCTTAAGTCCCAATGTCGTAGATAGTCCTGACGGAACTTCTATCGGTGCGCGTGCGCCACAGCCTGTCGCGCGTGTCTATTCAACCCGTGACTCTGCAGCGTCTGCCACTTCCTCCGAAGACTCGACGGAGACGATTCCATGA
- a CDS encoding sugar transferase: protein MSLGELSTGLADFVPLRRSERPDFQATTVRSSGLHLFARPLPWWKRGLDIVGASSALILFAPLMIAISLAVKCTSTGPVLFTQVRGGRGGRPFRLFKFRSMTVDAEAKKAALLKFNERSGVAFKMTNDPRVTRVGAFLRKTSLDELPQLLNVLKGDMSLVGPRPLPVKEEESYDSWHWRRLDVKPGLTCIWQVTSRHDRDFDRWVRLDIEYIRKQSFWLDIKLILQTVPAVLLQRGAC, encoded by the coding sequence ATGTCACTTGGCGAACTGAGTACAGGCCTTGCCGATTTCGTTCCTCTTCGGAGAAGCGAAAGGCCCGACTTCCAGGCCACGACGGTCCGATCATCCGGGCTGCATCTATTTGCGCGGCCATTGCCCTGGTGGAAGCGCGGGCTCGACATTGTGGGAGCATCTAGTGCTTTGATTCTCTTCGCACCACTTATGATAGCCATTTCGCTGGCCGTAAAATGCACTTCAACTGGCCCAGTGCTCTTTACCCAAGTGCGCGGAGGGCGAGGCGGGAGGCCGTTTCGCCTCTTCAAATTCAGAAGTATGACCGTCGACGCCGAAGCCAAGAAGGCGGCATTGCTGAAGTTCAACGAGCGCAGCGGCGTTGCGTTCAAAATGACCAATGATCCGCGTGTGACGCGCGTGGGCGCCTTTCTGCGCAAAACGAGCCTTGACGAATTACCTCAATTGCTCAACGTGCTCAAGGGCGACATGAGCCTGGTGGGACCGCGGCCTCTCCCCGTGAAGGAGGAAGAATCCTACGACTCGTGGCATTGGCGGCGGCTCGACGTGAAGCCGGGTCTGACGTGTATTTGGCAGGTAACAAGCCGGCACGATCGCGATTTCGATCGATGGGTCCGGTTGGACATCGAATACATCCGCAAGCAGTCGTTCTGGCTGGATATCAAGTTGATACTGCAAACCGTTCCTGCCGTGCTTCTCCAGCGTGGGGCTTGCTAG
- a CDS encoding oligosaccharide flippase family protein has protein sequence MSNVAEIVNRVVAFRPRASALGEGGRLLRGGSLTIADQVVASGTTFATGVLIGRICSKEEFGLYMLGFSVVTFLMTIQASLVSTPYMIYFPRTDEATRPRLTGSALLFQMVLAACAAVIIGVVAFGAWIFTSTPGMPSMLAALAAAILFLLLRDFIRQICFARLEVMHAFGFDVSVAGCQLLALGALAIVGWMNASSALIALGLACALGASGWYWTHRDSIQVHLPSAAADFSRAWVSGKWLFASGLVWSISMNLYAWLIVGFHGAASVGAWGVAVGTVTLLNPFMLGLQNYLGPHIMHAHTPNDMRSLARAVTSSTVLYAGSLLMFSVLMYLFGDQLVVAIYGSKYAGGGPVVAILSLNLVFLAIGFCVSRGLFAMEKASLDFRVNFVALATMIVLGVTLSRNYGPLGAALGQVATSATAAVVRTAVFAATLRRTRRALT, from the coding sequence GTGAGCAACGTAGCCGAAATAGTGAATCGCGTCGTAGCGTTCCGTCCTCGTGCGTCCGCCTTGGGAGAAGGCGGGAGACTGCTTCGAGGGGGTTCTCTCACCATTGCCGATCAGGTCGTGGCAAGCGGAACCACGTTTGCAACGGGCGTCCTGATAGGGCGAATTTGCTCGAAGGAAGAATTCGGCCTCTACATGCTTGGCTTTTCCGTCGTGACCTTTCTCATGACGATACAAGCCTCGCTTGTCTCAACACCCTACATGATCTATTTCCCCCGCACGGACGAAGCGACACGTCCTCGCCTGACGGGCAGCGCACTGTTATTTCAGATGGTTCTGGCAGCATGCGCGGCGGTAATCATAGGGGTCGTGGCGTTCGGTGCGTGGATCTTCACGTCCACACCGGGTATGCCTTCCATGCTGGCAGCTCTTGCGGCAGCAATCCTCTTTCTTCTTCTTCGTGACTTCATCCGCCAGATTTGCTTTGCCCGTCTCGAGGTAATGCATGCGTTTGGTTTCGATGTATCCGTGGCAGGATGTCAGCTTCTTGCGCTCGGCGCCCTGGCGATAGTCGGCTGGATGAACGCATCCAGCGCCCTTATCGCGCTCGGACTTGCCTGCGCGTTGGGAGCTTCTGGCTGGTACTGGACTCACCGCGACTCTATCCAGGTTCACCTCCCTTCTGCTGCGGCCGACTTCTCCCGCGCATGGGTGTCCGGCAAATGGTTGTTCGCAAGCGGTCTCGTGTGGAGCATCAGCATGAATCTCTACGCATGGCTGATTGTGGGATTTCATGGTGCTGCATCCGTTGGCGCGTGGGGCGTTGCCGTGGGCACCGTGACTCTGCTGAATCCATTCATGCTGGGCCTACAGAATTATCTCGGCCCGCACATCATGCACGCGCATACACCGAATGACATGCGCTCTCTCGCGCGCGCCGTGACCTCATCCACCGTTCTCTATGCGGGTTCGCTCCTGATGTTCAGCGTCTTAATGTATCTATTCGGCGACCAGCTCGTTGTCGCGATCTATGGAAGCAAATACGCCGGAGGCGGGCCGGTCGTGGCAATTCTCTCGCTAAACCTCGTATTTCTTGCCATTGGATTCTGCGTATCTCGCGGTCTTTTTGCGATGGAGAAAGCATCCCTGGACTTCAGGGTCAACTTCGTCGCGCTTGCCACGATGATTGTCCTCGGAGTGACGTTGTCGCGGAACTATGGGCCGCTTGGAGCAGCATTGGGCCAGGTCGCGACGAGCGCAACGGCGGCCGTTGTCCGCACGGCTGTATTTGCCGCGACACTGCGGCGCACCCGACGAGCCCTGACATGA
- a CDS encoding O-antigen ligase family protein: MITSANPATPIDSGAERPIPWILFAALTLAFFIALHDPMRSFSIGEDYLPSADTLQRHAAEGNVKRQIGFLLVGAIGAAILASSNRRRIEMRGALSFLILYFLTWITLSITWADQPALTGRRLIVIAMLAIGALAVVTRLSLREIVLLVFLSSFAYLLAGIAAELALGTFRPSAERYRFAGTIHPNNQGVNCSLIILSGLTAALTEKRYRRLYVAAIVFAFVFLVLTKSRTSFLSCGAALAFLSALVFSRSRHVPYFICVTMTCVLSVVLFARDALSTLLTNTILLGRTDQDLSGALTLTGRLPLWQNLLEYAARRPIQGYGYGSFFTVEHIREISARQGWPIAECHSVFLEVLLGLGIVGVSTYALIQFIGLFRTTVYFRLTRDPRYALLGSLLLLGIVGGMAESTLLVPTMQTFVQFLTLAQLAFLAPSEEIGSILRSRAAGKFSAPTIYPFPARATACSPGGKT; encoded by the coding sequence ATGATCACGTCAGCGAATCCAGCTACACCGATCGACTCCGGCGCTGAGCGGCCGATTCCATGGATCCTTTTTGCGGCATTGACACTGGCCTTCTTCATTGCGCTGCACGATCCCATGCGGTCGTTCAGTATCGGCGAAGACTACCTTCCGTCCGCCGATACTCTTCAACGTCATGCCGCGGAAGGCAACGTAAAACGTCAGATAGGGTTTCTTCTTGTTGGGGCCATTGGCGCGGCTATACTCGCGAGCTCCAATCGCCGCCGCATCGAAATGCGCGGAGCCCTCTCTTTCCTCATCTTGTACTTCCTGACGTGGATCACCCTGAGCATCACATGGGCCGACCAGCCCGCACTCACGGGCAGAAGGCTTATCGTGATCGCCATGCTCGCCATAGGGGCGCTGGCGGTCGTGACTCGCTTATCGTTGCGAGAAATTGTTCTGCTGGTGTTTCTCAGTTCGTTTGCATATCTGCTCGCTGGAATTGCCGCAGAACTCGCATTGGGGACGTTCCGGCCCTCAGCTGAGCGGTATCGGTTTGCCGGAACTATTCACCCGAACAATCAAGGCGTAAACTGTTCGCTCATCATCTTGTCCGGATTGACCGCGGCACTCACCGAGAAGCGCTATCGCAGACTCTACGTTGCCGCCATTGTCTTTGCCTTCGTCTTTCTGGTGCTCACGAAATCCCGCACATCGTTCCTCAGTTGCGGAGCGGCTCTGGCTTTCCTCTCTGCCTTGGTCTTCAGTAGATCGAGACACGTCCCGTACTTTATTTGCGTAACCATGACATGCGTGTTGAGTGTCGTCCTGTTCGCTCGCGACGCGTTGAGCACCCTGCTTACCAACACGATTCTTCTCGGCCGGACAGACCAGGACTTGTCGGGAGCATTGACCCTGACTGGGCGTCTTCCGCTATGGCAGAACCTTCTTGAATACGCGGCTCGCAGACCCATTCAAGGTTATGGCTACGGCAGTTTCTTCACGGTCGAACACATCCGTGAAATATCCGCGCGACAAGGCTGGCCCATTGCCGAGTGTCATTCGGTCTTTCTTGAAGTGCTACTTGGGCTTGGCATCGTGGGTGTCAGTACGTATGCTCTCATACAATTCATCGGCTTGTTCAGGACGACTGTCTATTTCAGATTGACGCGCGACCCTCGATATGCGCTGTTAGGCAGTCTGTTGCTTCTAGGCATTGTGGGAGGCATGGCCGAGTCCACACTGCTTGTCCCAACGATGCAAACCTTTGTGCAATTCCTCACCTTGGCCCAGTTGGCTTTCCTGGCGCCGAGTGAAGAGATCGGTTCTATCCTTCGGTCTCGCGCTGCTGGCAAATTCAGTGCTCCCACGATTTATCCTTTTCCGGCACGGGCTACGGCGTGTTCACCGGGAGGAAAGACATGA
- a CDS encoding glycosyltransferase family 4 protein: MSAVTPNHAAPRIVLGSGFQAHYVREVADAYARLGLPVEVIGGNMHAHLQFAPGVRFCNLRGNDKLEKSPVSEIKKLANYYVRLMRHVRQSKSSGIYDVSIGRPILRCMLMYSAFRLMGKRIVYTAHNVLPHDRDTRLNRIIFWAIYRIFANAIVVHGQSIKDRIVSEFNVDARKVTVIPHGTYHPCDDTTISKHASRERLGLSQSARVVLFFGLQRPYKGTHFAIDALMGASIKNLLILIRGEATNPIYGKELKATIAAASLCLAIDSRLEPIPDSEMELLFKASDIVALPYLEGSQSGIKYMAYAYGRPVLASNVGSLSDGVISGVTGETFECGDAASFLRKLEHMMNNLDLYDEGRIRAMARDEFSFEAAVRKVERLFDEHSVPPGATACGEGTNA; encoded by the coding sequence ATGAGTGCTGTCACGCCGAACCACGCGGCTCCGCGAATCGTTCTCGGAAGTGGGTTTCAAGCTCACTACGTGCGAGAGGTTGCCGACGCCTACGCCCGCCTGGGACTTCCTGTGGAGGTCATTGGCGGCAACATGCACGCCCATCTGCAATTTGCCCCAGGAGTGCGATTCTGCAATCTTCGCGGCAATGACAAGCTGGAGAAAAGCCCAGTCTCAGAGATTAAGAAGCTGGCGAATTACTATGTTCGCTTGATGCGCCACGTGCGCCAATCCAAATCGTCGGGAATCTACGACGTCAGTATCGGACGGCCCATTTTGCGGTGCATGCTCATGTACTCCGCCTTTCGCTTGATGGGCAAACGCATCGTGTATACCGCCCACAATGTTCTTCCCCACGACCGCGACACTCGCCTCAACCGCATCATCTTCTGGGCAATATACCGAATCTTCGCGAATGCAATCGTGGTGCATGGGCAATCCATTAAGGACCGCATCGTTTCTGAATTCAACGTGGATGCGCGGAAAGTCACCGTTATTCCTCACGGAACCTATCACCCTTGCGATGACACAACGATCTCGAAACATGCGTCACGCGAAAGACTAGGGTTATCGCAAAGCGCCAGGGTTGTCCTATTCTTCGGCCTCCAGCGTCCCTACAAGGGAACTCACTTTGCGATCGATGCACTGATGGGCGCCTCAATAAAGAACCTCCTTATCTTGATTCGCGGCGAGGCGACCAATCCCATCTACGGTAAAGAACTCAAGGCGACCATTGCGGCCGCTTCCCTCTGCCTTGCCATCGATTCACGATTGGAGCCTATCCCCGATTCCGAAATGGAACTCTTGTTCAAGGCGTCCGATATCGTTGCGCTTCCCTATCTGGAAGGAAGCCAAAGCGGTATCAAGTACATGGCCTACGCTTACGGACGCCCCGTATTGGCAAGCAACGTCGGCAGTCTCTCCGATGGGGTCATCTCGGGGGTAACCGGTGAAACATTTGAATGCGGCGACGCTGCGTCATTCCTTAGAAAGCTTGAGCACATGATGAACAACCTTGACTTGTATGACGAAGGTCGCATACGCGCCATGGCGCGCGACGAATTCTCGTTTGAAGCCGCCGTGCGCAAGGTGGAACGTCTCTTCGATGAGCATAGTGTTCCGCCTGGCGCAACGGCCTGTGGGGAAGGGACCAACGCATGA
- a CDS encoding glycosyltransferase family 4 protein, with amino-acid sequence MRFLQIHNYYRYRGGEDSMFEQICAVLRTHGHAVTTYTQRSTDVQGSGKKLKAALTGVHSPRSEREVRRMLRWDRPDIAHVHNLYPLISPSVLRACSDEGIPIVMRCPNYRLVCPTGVLLRNGKPCELCVGGHEYRCALVNCRGNLLESTAIAGRSFLVRAFGMISKSVTRFIAPSQCVKQRLVQAGIDSERIDVVPNMVPLPAVTVDPSHGEYVAFAGRLSAEKGLETLLDAARLIPHVPVRIAGNGELLDSLQNSAPSNVTFMGHLRSDKLASFYAKARLCVVPSIWLEAFGLVPAEAMAYGLPVVASRMGALPEIVDHDSTGYLFEPGSPEQLAASIEQLWSDPQRCRDMGLTGREKVKLEYSRDVYYTRLMRVYEHVLEATESAYTEIRRTVHSV; translated from the coding sequence ATGAGGTTCCTTCAAATCCACAATTACTACCGTTATCGCGGCGGCGAAGACTCGATGTTCGAACAGATATGCGCCGTGCTTCGCACGCACGGCCACGCGGTTACTACGTACACCCAGAGGAGTACCGACGTTCAAGGCTCCGGCAAGAAGCTGAAGGCGGCGCTTACCGGGGTACACTCACCACGCTCCGAGCGTGAAGTCCGCAGGATGCTGCGATGGGATCGACCTGATATTGCCCATGTCCACAATCTCTATCCCTTGATTTCGCCTTCAGTGCTGCGTGCCTGTTCCGACGAGGGGATTCCGATAGTCATGCGGTGTCCCAACTACCGTCTTGTCTGTCCAACGGGAGTTCTTCTGCGCAATGGCAAGCCTTGCGAACTGTGCGTCGGAGGTCACGAGTATCGTTGTGCGCTCGTGAATTGCCGAGGCAACCTGCTCGAAAGCACCGCCATAGCAGGACGAAGCTTCTTGGTTCGCGCCTTCGGAATGATTAGCAAAAGCGTGACACGGTTCATCGCGCCCAGTCAGTGCGTTAAGCAGCGTCTCGTGCAAGCCGGGATCGATAGTGAACGCATCGATGTCGTTCCAAACATGGTTCCACTCCCGGCCGTCACAGTCGATCCATCGCACGGAGAGTACGTGGCGTTTGCTGGACGATTGAGCGCTGAAAAGGGTCTGGAAACCCTTCTCGATGCGGCTCGCCTGATTCCCCACGTTCCGGTGCGCATCGCGGGAAACGGCGAGTTGCTGGATTCCCTTCAGAACTCGGCGCCCTCAAACGTGACGTTCATGGGCCACTTGCGAAGCGACAAGCTTGCCTCCTTTTATGCGAAGGCTCGCCTCTGCGTGGTACCCAGCATCTGGCTGGAGGCTTTCGGGCTTGTCCCCGCCGAAGCGATGGCCTACGGCCTGCCCGTGGTCGCATCGCGGATGGGCGCTCTTCCGGAAATCGTAGACCATGATTCGACTGGCTATCTCTTTGAGCCCGGTAGTCCAGAACAATTGGCGGCATCCATAGAGCAACTGTGGTCCGATCCTCAGCGGTGTCGTGATATGGGGCTTACCGGGAGAGAAAAGGTCAAGCTGGAATACTCGCGTGACGTTTATTACACGCGCCTGATGCGCGTGTACGAGCACGTGCTTGAAGCAACTGAGAGTGCATATACGGAAATTCGGCGCACGGTCCATTCCGTGTAG
- a CDS encoding NAD-dependent epimerase/dehydratase family protein, producing MKIAVVTGSGGLIGAEAARFFGELGFRIVGIDNNMRKEFFGEEASTAWAVQDLRSTLPDYTHYFTDIRDADAVDRIFSEYGKDIQLVVHTAAQPSHDWAARAPLVDFGVNALGTLHLLEATRRHAPEAVFIFTSTNKVYGDTPNRLPLIELETRYSIEDGHEYENGITETMSIDSSTHSVFGASKVAADVMVQEYGRYFGMKTVCFRGGCLTGPGHSGAELHGFLAYLMKCCVTGRTYRIFGYKGKQVRDNIHSFDLIQAFYAFYKNPRAGEIYNIGGGPYSNCSMNEAIHMCEEICGKRMHTIYVEENRIGDHIWWVSGLTKFESHYPSWKITYDVPAILREVYEANTQRLQAANA from the coding sequence ATGAAGATAGCAGTAGTCACCGGATCCGGCGGTCTTATTGGAGCCGAGGCGGCCCGATTCTTCGGAGAGCTTGGCTTTCGGATCGTTGGCATCGACAACAACATGCGCAAGGAATTCTTCGGAGAAGAGGCCTCGACCGCGTGGGCTGTTCAGGACCTCCGGTCAACCTTGCCGGACTACACCCATTACTTCACGGATATTCGCGACGCAGACGCCGTTGACCGTATCTTTAGCGAGTACGGCAAGGATATCCAACTCGTTGTACACACCGCCGCGCAGCCCTCTCATGATTGGGCCGCGCGCGCCCCGCTCGTGGACTTTGGCGTCAACGCGCTGGGCACACTCCATCTGCTCGAAGCAACGCGTAGACACGCGCCCGAGGCGGTCTTCATTTTCACTTCCACCAACAAGGTATACGGCGATACGCCCAATCGTCTTCCACTAATCGAGTTGGAGACACGGTATTCGATTGAAGACGGTCACGAATACGAAAACGGCATCACGGAGACGATGTCGATCGATTCGAGTACGCATAGCGTATTCGGGGCCTCCAAGGTTGCGGCCGACGTCATGGTGCAAGAGTACGGCCGCTATTTTGGCATGAAGACCGTTTGCTTCCGCGGCGGATGCCTGACAGGGCCCGGTCATTCCGGTGCCGAGTTGCACGGTTTCCTCGCGTATCTGATGAAATGTTGCGTGACAGGACGCACCTACCGGATCTTTGGTTACAAGGGAAAGCAAGTCCGCGACAACATCCACAGCTTCGATCTCATTCAGGCCTTCTATGCCTTCTACAAGAATCCGCGCGCCGGGGAGATCTACAACATCGGCGGCGGGCCTTACAGCAACTGTTCGATGAATGAAGCCATCCACATGTGCGAAGAGATTTGCGGGAAACGCATGCATACCATCTATGTGGAAGAAAACCGAATTGGCGATCACATCTGGTGGGTGTCCGGTCTCACGAAGTTCGAGTCGCACTATCCATCGTGGAAAATCACCTATGACGTGCCTGCCATCCTCCGCGAGGTCTACGAAGCAAACACGCAACGTCTCCAGGCCGCCAACGCATGA
- a CDS encoding glycosyltransferase family 4 protein — translation MKREATRRPLRILLVSNHRRFKINFRAHPWARELADRGHDVDVMCHADTERWRTRIEHVDGFRIVESPDLLFGALRQGWDPVCAYRRYAFLMRENKSYDIIHCLDTRLAVIWPALAYAKAKGIPIVSDWIDWWGRGGLIKERRPWWYKLLFSWIEVFFEEAYRARLDGLTAISNALVERAEGLGMVRDRCLFIPGGANVRAFANVPGKEDAKTALGIAPETPVVCFSGLDVLIDLGMAVRAFELLLELDPSITLLLVGPTETDARSHVAHSQSLANILALGPVSYRELPIKLAAADVFLMPYTNKVSNVGRWPNKIGDYMCVGRPTVSNPVGEVRRLFEKHELGLLTEETPESMAEAAWSLLCDDERSSRIGLNARRVAENDYAWDKLIVSLESWYYDLIEGHLGPLRSQRGVMPAPASISTTRVGAPH, via the coding sequence ATGAAACGCGAAGCTACACGCCGCCCGCTGCGAATTCTGCTGGTTAGCAATCACCGGCGGTTCAAAATCAACTTTCGCGCCCATCCCTGGGCGCGCGAGCTGGCCGATCGCGGGCACGATGTTGACGTAATGTGCCACGCGGATACCGAGCGTTGGCGTACGCGAATCGAGCATGTGGACGGCTTTCGGATTGTCGAAAGCCCGGACCTCCTCTTCGGTGCATTGCGTCAAGGATGGGATCCCGTCTGCGCCTATCGCCGGTACGCGTTCCTGATGCGCGAAAACAAATCCTATGACATCATCCACTGCCTGGATACGCGCCTTGCAGTCATCTGGCCCGCCTTGGCATATGCCAAGGCAAAAGGGATTCCTATCGTGAGCGATTGGATCGACTGGTGGGGACGTGGCGGACTGATCAAAGAGCGACGACCCTGGTGGTACAAGCTCCTCTTCAGTTGGATTGAAGTCTTCTTCGAGGAGGCCTATCGCGCAAGGCTGGACGGTCTCACCGCCATTTCGAATGCCTTGGTCGAAAGAGCCGAAGGCCTTGGGATGGTACGGGATCGCTGTCTTTTTATACCCGGCGGCGCGAACGTGCGCGCTTTCGCCAACGTTCCAGGCAAAGAGGATGCCAAAACAGCGCTAGGCATCGCTCCGGAGACACCCGTTGTGTGTTTCTCGGGCCTGGATGTCTTGATTGATTTGGGCATGGCCGTTCGAGCCTTCGAATTGTTGCTTGAACTCGATCCAAGTATCACGCTTCTGTTGGTTGGCCCCACCGAAACAGACGCGCGGTCCCATGTTGCGCACAGCCAATCGCTTGCGAACATTCTAGCCTTGGGTCCTGTCTCCTACCGCGAATTGCCGATCAAGCTTGCTGCGGCCGATGTCTTCCTCATGCCCTACACGAACAAGGTCAGCAATGTCGGCAGATGGCCGAACAAGATCGGCGACTACATGTGTGTGGGCCGTCCTACGGTTTCGAATCCGGTCGGAGAGGTTCGCCGACTCTTCGAAAAGCATGAATTGGGTTTGCTCACGGAAGAGACACCCGAATCGATGGCTGAAGCGGCATGGAGTCTCTTGTGCGACGATGAACGTTCCTCTCGAATCGGATTGAACGCGCGCCGAGTTGCGGAAAACGACTATGCATGGGACAAGCTAATTGTCTCTTTGGAAAGCTGGTATTACGACCTCATTGAAGGACACTTGGGTCCGCTGCGCTCTCAACGGGGCGTAATGCCCGCCCCCGCAAGCATCTCGACCACGCGCGTGGGCGCGCCACACTGA